A stretch of DNA from Perca fluviatilis chromosome 15, GENO_Pfluv_1.0, whole genome shotgun sequence:
AAAGTGTCACAACAAGTGAAAATGGAGACAGAATTGCAGACCGCAATGGATACAGAAGAAGTTGCCAAAAATGTGGCAGAAAAAGATGTTGCAGCTGAGCCTATTCGGGAGGTGGAAGAAGAAAAACCAGCAGATGCAGTAAAAGCGACTGTGTTGGTGGCAGACGTTTCCTCAGAAAAGCCAACAGAAGCTGTGACTACAACGGAGGAGGCATCAGCTGAAATTGAAAGTGTGAAACCTGCAGACGACGAGAAGGAAGTTGAAACAGAAAAATCTGTTGACTCTGATACTCTGAAGGGagctgaagcagcagcagcaccagaaAGTGTCAAATCTGAGAAGAATGATGCGGAGCTTCCAAAAGAAGAGGAAACAGTCCCTGCATCTGGCTCCCTGTCCTTTGCTCTCCTGGAAAAAAATCAGACCATAGGTGCCCTGCGAACCTCTCGTACCCTTGTCGTTCTCAGGGGCCTTCCAGGAAGTGGTAAAAGCTTCTTGGCACGTGCCATAGCTGATGCCTACAAAGACCACTGCTCTGTCGTCTGTGCTGATGAGCATGGGGTAAAGCCAGAGAATCCAGAATCATCGGTGGAAGGATACAAGGCTGTGGATGAGGCTGTGGTGGCCTGCTGCAGTGCAGGAACCGCTTCCTCtttgctggtggtggtggatgACAGCAACCACACCCAGGATCGACTGGCCCGCCTGGGGGAGATTGCCGAGCAACACAACCTTGTTGCGGTCTTTTTGGAGCCACGTACTGAATGGAGCAGAGATCCAGCGCAGCTGACCCAGAAGACCAGGCGTGGACTGGGGGAAGCCCAGCTGGAAGCCATGAGAGGTCAACTTGAGGAAATGTCCCTTCCTCTTTACTTTGGCTGGTTTCTTCTTTCCTCCATCCAGGACAAGGTTAGGTGCACAGCAATGGACTTCCTTAAAACGCTGGACACCTTGGAGGCCTTCAAGAAACACTTGATTGACTGTGAGTGTATTTAAAGTTTTATGTTCATTTATGGCAAAGGTATTACAAATATTAAGTCTTTTAAACAGATTGTCTAAAAGCTTTGGCATTTCTAAGATGTAACTGATCTTGCTTTGTATTTACAGTCACTGGGAAAGCTGAGAAGGAGGTGGATTTGGAGCAGTACTTTGAAGCCAAAGGAACCCTCCATTGCACAACAAAATTCTGTGACTATGGAAAAGCAGAGGGTGCCAAAGATTATGCAGAGAAACCAGTAAGAAACCTGCCATTAAATTGTGtgcttgttttaaaaaataaaataaaaaaaataatagagaGAGATCTGATGGCTACATATGTTTTGTAGGcatgttaattttattttcattttatttcatgtattgTTGAGTGAACATTTCAAAGAGCAACATCCTAGCATAGTATTGTTTGACAATATTAAAGTTAATCTTGTGATATTTCCTTATCATTTCCGCTTTCCAGGCTGTTAAAGATTTCTATGGTTCTGCATTCGAGCTGTCGCTGAGTGCTCTCTTTGTGACTCCTCGCACTGTTGGTGCCAGAGTGTCCCTCACAGAGGAGCAGCTTTTGCTGTGGCCAGCTGATGCCGAAAAGGAGGCAGGGTCCGCCTCCCTGCCTCTGGGAAGCCGCGCCCATGTTACTCTAGGATGTGCCGAGGGTGTTGAGCCAGTTCAAACAGGTCTGGATCTGCTCGAAATCCTGGCACTGCAGCAGGAAGGCCATCAGGGGGAGCTCATCGAGGAGATGGAGCTCGGCTCGCTGACCTATTACGGAGAAGGAAGGTGGCTGCTCAGTCTCAGAGAGCCTATCTGCTCCTCAGCCTGCTTCTCCAGCTTCTATGGGCGCAAGGAGCTCGATCCGGCCAAAAAAGAACCcgagaagaaaaagaagccaAAGTGCACCATATTGTAAATGGCAAACATGGGGATGTATGGCCGGGATGACTGGTGAATTAAAACTTAGGCTTAACTCTGTGCaaggtttg
This window harbors:
- the LOC120574826 gene encoding 2',3'-cyclic-nucleotide 3'-phosphodiesterase, which encodes MDAEKSGEVLDVSETPQQEETDMEEEFVSKLETPEEFTEPEKLPAADEETEQLALNGHDTKVMNMKETEELIVTENVMLSEEKPEMKIEDSLPKEISEMEAVPAVAPPEPDESSKKISDPVAALDTEPENAQPKQQPAPKNDPEPLPVQTPLSESAPKPKPEKLAESVPQAELEEQTILKPTALQQAVDTQPPSQEEKVSQQVKMETELQTAMDTEEVAKNVAEKDVAAEPIREVEEEKPADAVKATVLVADVSSEKPTEAVTTTEEASAEIESVKPADDEKEVETEKSVDSDTLKGAEAAAAPESVKSEKNDAELPKEEETVPASGSLSFALLEKNQTIGALRTSRTLVVLRGLPGSGKSFLARAIADAYKDHCSVVCADEHGVKPENPESSVEGYKAVDEAVVACCSAGTASSLLVVVDDSNHTQDRLARLGEIAEQHNLVAVFLEPRTEWSRDPAQLTQKTRRGLGEAQLEAMRGQLEEMSLPLYFGWFLLSSIQDKVRCTAMDFLKTLDTLEAFKKHLIDFTGKAEKEVDLEQYFEAKGTLHCTTKFCDYGKAEGAKDYAEKPAVKDFYGSAFELSLSALFVTPRTVGARVSLTEEQLLLWPADAEKEAGSASLPLGSRAHVTLGCAEGVEPVQTGLDLLEILALQQEGHQGELIEEMELGSLTYYGEGRWLLSLREPICSSACFSSFYGRKELDPAKKEPEKKKKPKCTIL